The sequence GGGAATGTTCAACTCCATGTAAGTAACCTAGATGGTTTTAGACTAAGACTCTGGTCCCTCAAATGTACAATCCTGCTTGTTTACCAGCTGTCTATTCCCAACTTACTACTGATTAGATCCAGATATGTAATAGTAGAGAAATGGGGGTGAAGACCACTGACAGCCGTCCGTCTGTTCTCAGCTTCGATGGCAGGGTCGTGGCGAAGCTGCCCTTCGTGCCGCTGTCTTACATCCAGGGGCTGTCGCACCGTAACCTGCTTGGCGAGGATTACACCGACTGCTCCTTCATCTTCCTCTACATCCTCTGCACCATGTCCATCAGACAGGTGAGCCCTGACTCTTCTCCATACCTTCAGTAAACCAGAGCGCTGCACAGACAAATTCACTGCGGATTGACTGT comes from Oryzias melastigma strain HK-1 unplaced genomic scaffold, ASM292280v2 sc06129, whole genome shotgun sequence and encodes:
- the LOC112140718 gene encoding calcium load-activated calcium channel-like — protein: MFNSIFDGRVVAKLPFVPLSYIQGLSHRNLLGEDYTDCSFIFLYILCTMSIRQNIQKMLGLAPSRAATKQAGGFLGPPPQAAKFS